A window from Agrobacterium tumefaciens encodes these proteins:
- a CDS encoding ABC transporter ATP-binding protein — translation MADHHVEIDSLVKTYPGALKPSVDHVSFSLPRGEMLALLGPSGCGKTTILRMIAGLIPVTSGEIRLDGRDISATPVHKRNMGMVFQAYALFPHMNVAENIAFGLEMRGIAKSERTERVAKALDLVKLSGLGERRVSQLSGGQQQRAAIARSLVIEPALLLFDEPLSNLDAKLRDEMRDEIRDIQSRTGVTSIFVTHDQDEALSMADRLAVMSDGRLEQIGTPREIFDRPKTDFVASFIGAGSFLTGTVVAPGRAEIPGLGFLHFSAAVPVGQKARFLVRPHRFVLGEGVNAFSGIVEHVTYRGQMLTLGVRAGDHRLQADLPTHAAALPAKGERVTLSVAPEDVTLIGEAA, via the coding sequence ATGGCCGATCATCATGTCGAGATCGACAGTCTCGTGAAGACCTATCCGGGCGCCCTCAAGCCCTCCGTGGATCACGTCAGCTTTTCCCTGCCGCGCGGGGAAATGCTGGCGTTGCTCGGCCCATCCGGCTGCGGCAAAACGACAATCCTGCGCATGATTGCCGGTCTGATCCCGGTAACCTCGGGCGAGATCCGGCTGGATGGTCGCGACATTTCCGCGACCCCAGTCCATAAGCGCAATATGGGCATGGTCTTTCAGGCCTATGCCCTGTTTCCGCATATGAATGTTGCCGAAAACATCGCCTTCGGGCTGGAAATGCGCGGCATCGCCAAATCCGAGCGCACGGAGCGGGTGGCAAAGGCGCTCGATCTGGTCAAGCTTTCCGGCCTTGGCGAAAGGCGCGTCTCCCAGCTTTCCGGCGGCCAGCAGCAACGCGCGGCAATCGCCCGCTCACTCGTCATCGAACCCGCGCTGCTGCTGTTTGACGAGCCGCTCTCCAATCTCGATGCGAAACTGCGCGATGAAATGCGCGATGAAATCCGCGACATCCAGAGCCGCACCGGGGTTACCAGCATTTTCGTGACGCATGATCAGGATGAAGCCCTGTCAATGGCCGACAGGCTGGCGGTGATGTCGGATGGTCGGCTGGAGCAGATCGGCACGCCGCGCGAGATTTTCGACAGGCCGAAAACGGATTTTGTCGCCTCCTTCATCGGCGCTGGTTCTTTCCTTACGGGCACGGTGGTTGCGCCGGGCAGGGCGGAAATCCCCGGTCTCGGTTTCCTGCATTTCTCGGCCGCTGTTCCGGTTGGCCAAAAAGCGCGGTTTCTGGTGCGTCCGCATCGCTTCGTGCTGGGTGAGGGCGTCAATGCTTTCTCTGGCATCGTCGAACATGTGACCTATCGCGGGCAGATGCTGACGCTCGGCGTGCGCGCGGGCGACCATCGCCTCCAGGCCGATCTGCCCACACATGCTGCCGCCTTGCCGGCTAAGGGGGAGCGGGTGACGCTTTCCGTCGCGCCGGAGGATGTGACGCTGATCGGGGAGGCGGCCTGA
- a CDS encoding ABC transporter substrate-binding protein, with translation MKKAHQRRKAAIFAGIVAAGIASLSGTVYAQDATKGTVNIVGFSGVFADNYQKFIIDAFKAEHPGVEVNYQQSKNSAETLALLTLQRAEPKVDVALIDVSVAIKANKEELFTKLDPARVPNLAEQPEWARIDGDRAIAFSQDNLAILYNTDAVKEPPTSWADLADPKYKGKIAAKLSDTRGVILLPILTKLKGGDYKTSIDPAIDFLKEVAPSVSTFEPAPDCYAVVQSGEVDLSVCWNGRAQYLHDTQGGKIGVALPKEGSIGQTNTIGLVEGSANKEAAELFVNYALSAKAQATFAEKSFYGPVNTKVSLSEPVAARIYGSKEAQAAQSSLDWTFVADKYSAWIQRINREVIAAN, from the coding sequence ATGAAAAAAGCTCATCAGCGCCGCAAGGCCGCGATTTTCGCCGGCATCGTTGCCGCCGGGATCGCATCGCTCTCGGGAACCGTCTATGCGCAGGATGCGACAAAGGGCACCGTCAATATCGTCGGTTTTTCCGGCGTTTTTGCCGATAACTATCAAAAATTCATCATTGACGCCTTCAAGGCCGAACATCCCGGCGTCGAGGTGAATTATCAGCAGAGCAAGAATTCGGCCGAAACGCTGGCGCTGCTCACCCTTCAGCGCGCCGAACCGAAGGTCGATGTCGCGCTCATCGACGTCTCGGTCGCCATCAAGGCGAACAAGGAGGAATTGTTCACCAAACTCGATCCCGCCAGGGTGCCGAACCTTGCGGAACAGCCGGAATGGGCGCGCATCGATGGCGACCGCGCCATCGCATTCTCGCAGGACAATCTTGCCATCCTCTACAATACCGACGCGGTGAAGGAACCGCCGACAAGCTGGGCCGATCTTGCCGACCCGAAATACAAGGGAAAGATCGCGGCCAAGCTTTCCGATACGCGTGGCGTCATTCTCCTGCCGATCCTCACCAAGCTGAAGGGCGGCGATTACAAGACGTCCATAGATCCGGCCATCGATTTTCTTAAGGAGGTTGCGCCGAGCGTCTCGACCTTCGAGCCCGCACCGGACTGCTATGCCGTGGTGCAGAGCGGCGAGGTCGATCTTTCCGTCTGCTGGAACGGCCGCGCGCAATATCTGCATGATACGCAGGGCGGCAAGATCGGCGTGGCCCTGCCGAAGGAAGGCTCCATCGGCCAGACGAACACCATCGGTCTCGTCGAAGGTTCTGCCAACAAGGAGGCCGCCGAGCTTTTCGTCAACTATGCGCTGAGCGCGAAGGCGCAGGCGACATTTGCCGAGAAGAGCTTCTATGGTCCGGTCAATACCAAGGTTTCGCTCAGCGAGCCGGTTGCCGCCCGCATCTATGGCAGCAAGGAAGCCCAGGCCGCGCAGTCCTCGCTGGACTGGACCTTCGTGGCGGACAAATATTCGGCATGGATACAGCGGATCAACCGCGAGGTCATCGCGGCGAATTGA